In Paenibacillus dendritiformis, the DNA window AGCGCCTCTTCCTTCCGCTGCATATGGTCCAGCAGCCGGCTCATGTCGATCAGCTTCGGCGCCGCGTCCTCCGGCAGCATCGGATGCAGGAAGTCGTGAATCGGATCCAGCTCGTCGCGGCGGCAGAGCGAGACGAAGACATCATGCTTCTCTTCGCCGTCCTCCACCTCATCGAACACTTTGCGCTCCATCTTCCGGTTCATCTCTTCCTGATACTCCACCAGATTGAGGAACAACCCGGTCATCAGCTGCTTCAGCAGCTTGCGCTGCTCCAGATCCTCCATTTTGCTTAACCGATCGGAAATGATATCCTTCATGGCGATGATTGCCCCTCCTTCTCCTCCGCTTGCCCGGTGACGGGCAGGCTCCTTGGTGGCGGGCATGCTCCCTGGCGGCTGCCTCTCTCATGCCTCGCTGGCACGGCATGCCCTGCCGGGTGTCTTGGCCCCGCTCTCCCGTACCCTGACTGTCCGGCATGGCTTCCTGCGGGAACGTCCGCGAGTCGGCATCAGGCAGGTAAGCAACGGCAACGGAAGCGACCCGGCAGGCAAGTTCCCCAAGCGGGGAGTGTCCGCCACGGATGTGTCCGGTTGGACACCACTGAACAGGGCGGACTGCCACGATAGCGCCGGCGAATCCCCCTCGACGGTTGAGCCTGCAACGGGTGCGTCCACGGGTGAAGGGCTGCTCTCGGACCCGCTCGCAGGAAGCAGGCTGCAGATCCCGCAGCGCCGCCCCTTCCCGCCCAGGACACGGTATGCCGCGGACAAGATATGCCCTGCACTTATTCGTCACTCGCATGTTCCGGGCGCATCCGGGCAGAAAATCCTGCAAAACTACAGTTTTGCATGGTGGTCAGTGCCCGCTCCGCATCAATCCTGCAAAAATGCAGCATTTTGGCGGTCCATCCCCGGATTTGGCCCGCTATGGGCAAAATTGATGTAGTTTTGCAGCAATTTCCACTTTTCGGCGCTGGTTCCGGGGAAAATCCTGCACGGGTGCAGGATTTCTTGATTAGCTCGCCTGAACTGGCATTATCGCGTTGGGGCGTCTTCCGCTTCTGCGGAGTCCGCCCCTGAATTCATGGCCGGGTTCGTGCTTGAACCGGAGCCGGAGTTCGCGTCCGGATTCCTCGCGGAGCCGGAACCCGAACTCGCATCCGGGCTTGCACCTGCACCCGAGTTCGTCCCCCGGTTCGCACCCGAGTGCTCGCTCGTGCCCGCACCGGAGTTGGCGCCGGAACCCCGGGCCGCACCCGTACCGGATCCCGCGCCCGAATCGGCTCCCGCAGCGGCGCCCCCATTCGAGGCGCCTGCGGTTCCCCCCGCGCCGCTTCCCGTCCCGGAAGCGGCAGCGCTGCCGCCGCCGAAGCCTCCGCTCTGGCCGGCGGCATGGGTTCCCGCTGCAGATGGCGCTTGCCCCGTCCCTGGCGGCGTTTGCCCAGCCGCAGACGGCGCTTGCCCCGTCCCTGGCGGCGCTTGCCCCGCACCGGCCGCTGCCGTGCCGGCCCCGGTGCCGTCCGCGCCGGCGGCAGGCGGCGGCGGATTCAGCTTGTCGACCGCCTTGTCGATTTTTCGCTCCATCCCCAGTACCCGCTCCAGCATGTCAATTTCCTGATAGATCTGCTGCGCCGCCGAATAAGCGTCAATCGCCCCGACGTAGTCCTGAGCGGCGAATTGCTGATCGCCCTTTTTTTCGAGCTTGTCGCCTTCGAGCAGCCGCTTCTCCCGCTTCAGCCCGGTGACCTTCGCCTCCGCGTCCTCCAGCTTCTTGCGAATCTCCTTCTCGCCGTCGACGAAGCCCTCCTCGATGGCCGCCCGGCGCGCCTTCTGATACGAGCTGCGCGCGCCGACGAAATCCTGCGCCTCGAACTTCATGTCTCCTTCCTGCACCCAGCTCATAATCTGCATATAAAGGTTGGCGCGTTCGATTTTCTCCTCGAGCTCCTTGTGGTTGAACTCCTTGTACGGCTTCGCTTCCTCCTGCGCTTTGACGTATTTGTCCAGTGCCTTGGCGAAGTCGCGTTCCTTGAAAAATCCGTCTCCGTCCACCATTAACTGCATCAAGCGCTGCTTCTTGTCGAACAGATCGCGATGATAGCGGTCCTTCAAGCGCTTGGCCATATTTCGCGCCTCGCTGTACTCGTTCACGGCCTTCGCATAATCGCCTTCCTTCATGTGCGTGTCGGCGTTCTGCTGGAACTCAATCATATTGGCGGCCGCCTCCGCCTTGCGCGCGGCTTCCTTCGCGTACAGGTAGATGGCGCCGCCTCCCGCCACGGCCAGGATCACCAGCGCGATGAGCCATTTCTTGAGCTGCCGCCACTTCCGCTTCGGATCCTCCTTGAACGCCTTGTTCACGTAGACGGCGACGGCGGTATAATTATTGACCGTGCCGCGCTGCTTGCTGAGCAGCACGTCCTCGAGCGTGTCGGTGAAGTCCTCCGGCTCCTTCGCCTCCTCGAGCGCATCCAGCATCTCGAGGCGGTGCACCTCTTCCCACAGGCCGGGCGTGCAGAGCAGCAGCACATCGCCGTCGGAGAGCGGCGCCTTCTTCGAGACGAACGGCTCGAAGCTATCGGGACGGCCCATATAATTGAGCAGATTATGACGCTCCGCATGATGGTCGACCGCCGCGTCAGAGATCTCGCCGCTATTCGCCATCGCCTGCGCCAGACTCTGATCCTGGCTGCGCCCGAACAGGCGTCCGCCGCGGAAATGATACAGGCGCGCATGGCCGGCCACCGCCCAGACGATTTTCGAATAGTCCGTGACGACCAGGATGAGGCTCGCCTTGAGCCGAACCCGGCGGCTCTCTTCCCGGAGCCATTCATGCGCTTCCTGCATATACCGCTTGAGCCGCAGCGGAGACATCGTCGGCTTCTCGGTGAACCGCCCGAGGATGCTCTTCACGACCATCTCGGCGCTGTCCGCCTCCCGATCCGCGTCGAGGCCGTCGGCGACGACCCAGCAAGCCATATCGTCGAGCTCGACGTAAGCGAAATAATCCTTGTTATGTAGAAAAGAACCGGCTTCCGACACGAAGCTGGTCTTGAAATCGCTGTTCTCCTTCCTCATCCGTACCCCCGCTTTTCCCTATTCCGCACGCAGCGCTACAGGCTCTCCTGCGCATATGGCGCAGATGCCGCCCCGGCTCACCGTCTGACCGGCTTTTTCGGCTCCTTGCATTCCGGCGCAGCGAACGCCACGGCCCTCCGGCCTTTTACCTTCCTGCGCTCCAAAGGCCGCGGCTTATTCAGCCCTTCAGCTTCCGGCGCAGCAAATGCCACAGCCCTCCGGCCTCTTAACCTCCTGCACAGCGAGTGCCGCGGCTTATCCAGCCCCTCAGCTTTCGTCGCGCCCCAGGCTACATCCGCTTCGATCCCGCAAGCTCCGGTCCCTCTGCTCCCGGTACCGCGAATACCCGGATTCCGGCGCACCGGCAGACTCACGGTCGAACCAGGCCAGCCGGCTCGTCCACACTCATTCATGATCGACGATGACAATCGTCGCGTTGTCCTGATTCGCCAGCCCTTTGGCCTCGATCGCCTCGATAATCTCCTCCGCGGCGTCATTCGGCGATATCGGCTGGGATAGAATCGCCTCCAGCTCCACCTCGGCCATCGTGTTGTAGACGCCGTCGCTGCACAGGATGATCCGGTCTCCGGGCCGGAGCGCGAACGGCTCGCTTCCCGTCTCCATCCGGGCGAAATGCTCATAGCCCAAATAATTGATCAGCCGCTTCCGCAGCGGATGATCGATCGCTTCCTCCTTCGTCAGCTCCCCTGCCAGGCAGCGTTCCTGCAGCACGGATTCCAGCGTATGCTTCTCATTCATCCGGATGAACTCTCCGTCCCGGAACACCATGATGACACTGTCCCCGACGGCGGCCCAATACAGCCAGTCCCCGGCAATGACGCCGGCGACGAGAGTCGTTCCCCCGGGAGCGCCCTGGAGCTGCTGCAGGATTTCGGAATTGCTGACCTTCGCCGCCTTCGCGAAGTAGTCATGCACGTCCCGGATATCGGACAGCTTCAGAAATTCACGGATGAACACGGTCACGGCAATCGTGCTCGCCAGACGCCCATGGGCGAGGCCGCTGATGCCGTCGGCCAGCACGGCGGCGGTGCCGTGCGGAGTCGTTACGCTGGAGAAATAATCATCCTGCTCGTCCCGAGTGCCGATCGTCTGCCCGTTCCCGATCGGAACTCCCGGCTTGTCGGCAGGGGCGTTCGCCAGCAAGCGGCGCCGCGCCCCGAGCAGCAGCAGAATCGCCGCCGCCGCGCCGAGCACGATGATATACGGCACCCATTCCTGTAATTCCATCGGGATGCCCATATTAACCTTCGTTGTGGTCCCACTCGAAATGGACCCCGCAGAGCGGAATAAAGATGAATTTGCTCCGGCCGAGCTGGAGGACGTCGTAAGCGGCCAGCTCTACCGGCGTATATACCGCTTCGTTATTGTGATAGGCCAGGCCGGAAGCATCGCCCGGCAGGAGAAAGAAGTTGCGCTTCTTCGGGTCGTACACGATGACGGCGTGATTCCGCCGCGAGATCGCATTGTCGCCCAGAATGCGGATATGCATGTCCTCGGAGCGTCCGATGAAGTTCTTCTCGGCGCGAATCCGGTAGTCTTGGCCGAGCTGGGGACCCTCGATGCAGACCAGCCAGCCCGTTACCGGATCGATGCCCGTCGTCTCGCCGAGATAAGGCATCGTC includes these proteins:
- a CDS encoding PP2C family protein-serine/threonine phosphatase, producing the protein MRKENSDFKTSFVSEAGSFLHNKDYFAYVELDDMACWVVADGLDADREADSAEMVVKSILGRFTEKPTMSPLRLKRYMQEAHEWLREESRRVRLKASLILVVTDYSKIVWAVAGHARLYHFRGGRLFGRSQDQSLAQAMANSGEISDAAVDHHAERHNLLNYMGRPDSFEPFVSKKAPLSDGDVLLLCTPGLWEEVHRLEMLDALEEAKEPEDFTDTLEDVLLSKQRGTVNNYTAVAVYVNKAFKEDPKRKWRQLKKWLIALVILAVAGGGAIYLYAKEAARKAEAAANMIEFQQNADTHMKEGDYAKAVNEYSEARNMAKRLKDRYHRDLFDKKQRLMQLMVDGDGFFKERDFAKALDKYVKAQEEAKPYKEFNHKELEEKIERANLYMQIMSWVQEGDMKFEAQDFVGARSSYQKARRAAIEEGFVDGEKEIRKKLEDAEAKVTGLKREKRLLEGDKLEKKGDQQFAAQDYVGAIDAYSAAQQIYQEIDMLERVLGMERKIDKAVDKLNPPPPAAGADGTGAGTAAAGAGQAPPGTGQAPSAAGQTPPGTGQAPSAAGTHAAGQSGGFGGGSAAASGTGSGAGGTAGASNGGAAAGADSGAGSGTGAARGSGANSGAGTSEHSGANRGTNSGAGASPDASSGSGSARNPDANSGSGSSTNPAMNSGADSAEAEDAPTR
- a CDS encoding FHA domain-containing protein — translated: MSLTRCANGHMFSTRKHGNICPYCNISVEAAPGGDTAAKKPVRPEEDEKTMPYLGETTGIDPVTGWLVCIEGPQLGQDYRIRAEKNFIGRSEDMHIRILGDNAISRRNHAVIVYDPKKRNFFLLPGDASGLAYHNNEAVYTPVELAAYDVLQLGRSKFIFIPLCGVHFEWDHNEG
- a CDS encoding PP2C family protein-serine/threonine phosphatase, whose product is MELQEWVPYIIVLGAAAAILLLLGARRRLLANAPADKPGVPIGNGQTIGTRDEQDDYFSSVTTPHGTAAVLADGISGLAHGRLASTIAVTVFIREFLKLSDIRDVHDYFAKAAKVSNSEILQQLQGAPGGTTLVAGVIAGDWLYWAAVGDSVIMVFRDGEFIRMNEKHTLESVLQERCLAGELTKEEAIDHPLRKRLINYLGYEHFARMETGSEPFALRPGDRIILCSDGVYNTMAEVELEAILSQPISPNDAAEEIIEAIEAKGLANQDNATIVIVDHE